The region CTCGAGATCAACACCTCCTGCCCGCGGATGGCGTACTCCGACTTCCCGATGCCCGACGACTACCCCGACTACGCGAGCCACGAGCAGGTGCACGCCTACTTCGAGCAGTACGTCGACCACTTCGGGTTCCGCGACGCGATCACCTTCGACACGACCGTCGAGGACGTCTCGCCCACCGCGGACGGTCGCTGGGACGTCCGGGTGACCGGGCCCGGCGGCACCGAGACCCGGACCTACGACGCCGTGCTCGTCGCCAACGGTCACCACTGGGACCCCCGCTGGCCGGAGCCGGCGTACCCGGGGAACTTCGCCGGCGAGCAGATCCACGCCCACGACTACCGCTCGGCCGACCAGCTCGCCGGTCGCGACGTGGTCGTCGTCGGAGCCGGCAACTCCGCGATGGACATCGCCGTCGAGGCCTCCCTCGTGGCGCGTACGACGACGTGGTCGGTGCGGCGGACCGAGTGGGTGCTCCGCAAGTTCTTCCTCGGCAGGCCGAGCGACCAGGGCCTGCTGCCCCCCGGCTGGGTGCCGTGGTGGGTGACCGCCCTGCGCCTGCGCATCGGGGCGCTGACCGCCGGCAGCATGACGAAGTACGGCCTGCCCGCACCGAGCCACAAGCCCGGGCAGTCGCACCCCGTGCAGTCCGAGCGGATCCGCGAGCGCCTCGGGGCCGGTGCGGTGACGGCACGACCCGCGATCGAGCGGCTCGAGGACCACGAGGTCGTCTTCGTCGACGGCACACGTGCGCCGGCCGACCTCGTCGTCTGGGCCACCGGCTACCGCGTCACCTTCCCGTTCCTCTCCGAGGACCTGGTGTCCGCGCGGGACAACGACCTCCCGCTGTGGAAGCGGGCGGTCCACCCCGACCTGCCCGGCCTCTACTTCCTCGGCCTGCTCCAGCCGATCGGTGCGGTGATGCCGCTCGCGGAGGCGCAGTCCCGGTGGATCGCCGAGACCCTGTCCGGTCGCTACGTGCGGCCGTCCGACGCGGTGGTCCGCCGGCAGATGGCCGCCGACCACGCGCGTGACACCCAGCAGTTCTACGCCTCGCCTCGACACACGATGGAGGTCGACTTCGACCACTACCTGTGGGACCTCGAGCGCGAGCTCAAGGAAGGTCGTGCCCGTGCTGCGTCGTAAGCTCGCCCGCCTGCTCCTCGGAGCCGCCCGGTGGAAGGCCGTCGGTGACGTGCCCGAGCGGAGCGTCCTCGTCGGCGCGCCCCACACCTCCAACTGGGACTGGGTCCTGACCATGCTGCTCGCCTGGCAGTACGGCATCACGATCCGGCTGCTGGTCAAGCAGGAGCTGTTCGTGGGTCCGCTGGGCTGGTTCCTGCGGCGCACGGGTGCTGTCGAGCTCGACCGCAAGAACCCGGCCGCCACCATCAAGCAGCTGCTCGCCGAGTCCGAGGGCGACGACCCCTGGCTGATCGGGATCGCGGCCGAGGGCACGCGCTCGCGCACGGACTACTGGAAGTCCGGGTTCTACCGGATCGCCCGCCAGACCGGGTTGCCGATCACGTTGGCCTACCTCGACGTGCCCTCGCGCACGGTCGGGTGGGGACCGACCTTCCACGTCACCGGCGACGTGTCCGCCGACATGGACGTGCTGCGGCTGTTCTACGCCGACAAGACCGGCTTCAACCCCGAGGGGTTCACGCCTCCCCGGTTGCGTGAAGAGGGCTGAATGCGAACCCCGCCCTAGGGGTGTGCGCGACTTTCGGACACAGTGAGGGGAGGGCTACGTTGGGCCCACAACTGAAGGGAGCACGAACATGTTGTTTCTGCTGTGGATCCTTGCCGTCATCCTCGTGGTGTCGGGCATCGTCTCGCTGGTCAGGGGCCAGATGCTCTGGGGAATCGTCCTCATCATCGTCGGCCTCGCGGTCGGCCCGGGCGGGTACAGCATCTTCAAGTAGCTGCGCCACCAGGACGTGAACGACGCAGGGCCGGTCCGTGAGGACCGGCCCTGCGTCGTGTCATGTCGGCTGGGACATGCGAAGAGCCGGCCCGTGAGGACCGGCTCTCGGCTTTCTGTACGCCATCAGGGACTCGAACCCCGAACCCGCTGATTAAGAGTCAGCTGCTCTGCCAATTGAGCTAATGGCGCGCGGTGAAGCGAGAGGAACACTACCCCGTGGTGTCCGGCAGACGAAATCGAGGGCACCCGGGCGGACGGGACGCTCAGAGGTCGGCGAGCACGGCCTGCGCGGCGTTGTGGCCGCCGAGGCCGGAGACCGCTCCGCCGCGTCGCGCGCCGGAGCCGCAGAGCAGCACGGCGTCGTGCGCGGTCTGCACGCCCCACTGCTGCGCGGCGGTGTCGAGGCGCGACCGGTTCGGTGCCCACGGCCACTCGAGGTCGCCGTGGAAGATGTGCCCGCCGGGCATCGCGAGGTCCTTCTCGATGTCCTGCGGGATCTTCGCCTCGAGGCACGGGTTGCCGTCGGCGTCGCGCGCCAGGCACCCCGCCAGGGGCTCGGCGAGGACGGCGTCCAGCGACGCGATGGCCCGCCGGGTCGCGACCTCCCGGGCCGACGGGTCGGCGTCGAAGATCCCGGCGGGCGTGTGGAGCCCGAAGTAGGTCAGCGTGTGGGCCGAGCCCGCCCGGTCGCCGAGGATCGAGGGGTCGGTGAGGCTGTGGCAGTAGACCTCGCCCGGCATCGGGTCGGGCACCGAGCCGGCGGCAGCGGCGGCGTACGCGCTCTCGAGCTGGCTGTAGTCCTCGGCCAGGTGGAGCGTGCCGGCGAAGGCGACGGCCGGGTCGGCGCCGGACTTCAGGGCGGGCAGCCGGTCGAGCAGGAAGTTGATCTTGAGCTGGGAGCCGGCCGGCTTGGAGCCCGGGTCCTCGCCCTCGCCCAGCAGGATCCGCAGCACCCACGGGGCCACGCCGGAGAGCACGCGCCGACCGGTGACCGACCGCTCGCGCTCGCCGTCGTGCCAGGTCACCTCGGCACCGTCGGGTCCGGGGTCGATGCGGCTGACGCCGGCACCCGTCAGGATCTCGGCGCCCGCCTCGACCGCCGCCCGCGCGAGCGCATCGGTGACCGCGCCCATGCCCCCGACGGGCACCCGCCACTCGCCGGTGCCGTTGCCGATCAGGTGGTAGAGGAAGCAGCGGTTCTGGACCAGGGAGGGGTCGTCCAGCGAGGCGAAGGTGCCGATGAGGGCATCGGTCGCGACGACCCCGCGGACGGTGTCGTCGGAGAAGCGCGCGGTCACGGCGCGGCCGAGCGGGTGCTCGACGACGTCGGCCCACGTCCGCTCCTCGACCAGCCCGCGCAGGTCGCGCTCGAGGGGGAGGGGTTCCAGGAGGGTGGGCGCCACGGCCTCGGCGAGCCGGCCGACCTCGCCGTAGAACGCCTGCCACGCGGCGTACTCCTCGTCCCCTCCGGTCAGCTCGCGGAACGACTCCCGCGTCGCCTCGCCCTCGGGCCGCTCGACGAGCAGGCCGCCGCTGCGCCCGCCGCGCGTCCAGGGGGTGTACGACGCCGCGGTGCGCGAGGCGAGCCGGACGTCGAGGCCCAGGTCGGCCATCAGCTGCTCCGGCATCAGGCTGACCAGGTAGGAGTAGCGCGAGAGCCGGGCCGGGTGGCCGGGGAACGGCTCGACGGAGACGGCCGCGCCTCCCGTGTGGCCGAGTCGCTCGAGGACGAGGACGGACAGGTCGGCGCGCGCGAGGTAGGCGGCCGCGACCAGGGCGTTGTGCCCGCCCCCGACCACGACGACGTCATAGCTGCTCTTCGCGGGGTGCATCGATCCAACGTAGACCCGCGTGTCGTGCGTCGCCGCGACCGACGCCCGAAATGCGTCGAGGCCCTGACCATCGGTCAGGGCCTCGATCTGATTGGGGTGAGTAACGGGACTTGAACCCGCGACATCCGCCACCACAAGGCGGCGCTCTACCAGCTGAGCTATACCCACCATGCCTGCTCGCGCAGAACGCGAGGACGACGAGAAGTGTAGGGCACTCAGTCCGTGGAGCTGGAATCGGCCACCGGGTCCGGACCGAGCCCGGTCAGCTGGCCTCCGTGGCGGGCCGCGATCTCGCGTGCCTGGGCGCTGTCGGGGCCGGGCTGCGGGACGAAGACGGCCTCGCGGTAGTAGCGCAGCTCCTCGATGCTCTCCTGGATGTCGGCGAGCGCGCGGTGGTTGCCGCGCTTGGTGGGAGCCGAGAAGTAGGCCCGGGGGTACCAGCGGCGCGAGAGCTCCTTGATCGAGGAGACGTCGACGATCCGGTAGTGCAGGAACGACTCCAGCGCCTGCATGTCGCGGGCGAGGAAGGAGCGGTCGGTGGCGACGGTGTTGCCGGCCAGCGGCGGGCGGCTGCCGTCGGCGCAGTGCTCCTTGATGTAGGCCAGCACCTGCTCCTCGGCGTCGGCCAGCGTCGTACCGCTGGCGAGCTCGTCGAGGAGGCCCGACTTCTCGTGCATGCTGTGGACGAACTCCACCATCTGCTCGAGTGCCTCGTCGGAGGGCTTGATGATGACGTCGACGCCCTCGCCGAGGACGTTGAGCTCGAAGTCGGTGACGAGCGCCGCCACCTCGATCAGCGCGTCCGCGCCGAGGTCGAGTCCGGTCATCTCGCAGTCGATCCACACCAGTCTGTCGCTCACGACGGACCACACTACCGACCGCCTCTCAGGGTCGATTCAGGCTCACCTCATAACCTCAGGGTGTTGCACCGATCCCGACGACCGCTCGCACGAAGGAAAGCTCGATGGCGCAGAAGAAGACCAGGAACCCCCAGGACAAGGCTGCAGCGGCGGCCAAGCGGGAGCAGCGCCAGGCCCGCAACGAGCGCGCCAAGGCGCTCGCCGAGGAGCGCCGCAAGGCCGCGAAGCGCCGCGAGACGCTGACCCGCTTCGGGGTCGTCGGCGGCGTGCTCGCCGTCGTGGTGGTGGTCGTCCTGCTGTTCACGGTGTTCAACAAGCCTGCGGACGACACCGCTCCTGCCGGTGCGAGCAGCGACTTCGGCCTGGTCGTCGGCGACGCCGACGCGCCGAAGTCGGTCGTGATCTACGAGGACTTCCTCTGCCCGTTCTGCGGCCAGCTCGAGGCGACCGTGGGCGACCAGCTCAACGAGCAGATCGAGGCCGGTGACGTGAAGGTCGAGTACCGCCCGATCCCCTTCCTGTCCCGGATCGACGACTACTCGCCCGATGCGGCCAACGCCCTCGCCGTCGTGCTCGACAAGTCCGGCCCCGACGTCGCCAAGAAGTTCCACGACCTGCTCTACGACAACCAGCCCGAGGAGAGCGGCCCCTACCCGAGCACCGACGACATCGTCGCCCTCGCGGTCGAGGCGGGTGCCACGGAGTCCGACGTCCGCCCCGGCATCGAGGACAAGACCTTCGCGGGCTGGGTGGACGCCGCCGGCGACGCGGCGGACGACGCCGACGTGAACTCCACGCCGACCGTCATCGTCGACGGGCAGCGGGTCGAGGGCGCGAACCTCACCATGGACGACATCGCCCAGGCGATCCTCGGCTCGAGCAGCTGACCCGCCCCTGAGACACTGCGGGGCGTGAGCCTCCAGAACTTCATCGCCGGCCTCCCGAAGGCCGAGCTGCACGTCCACCACGTCGGGTCGGCGTCGCCGCGGATCGTCTCCGAGCTCGCGGCGCGCCACCCCGGCGCGGGGGTCCCCTCCGACCTGGAGGGGCTCAGGGAGTTCTTCACCTTCCGCGACTTCGCCCACTTCATCGACGTCTACCTCGCGGTGGTCGACCTCGTGCGCACGCCCGAGGACATCCGGCTGCTGACCTACGAGGTCGCGCGCGAGATGGCCGAGGGCCAGAACCTGAGGTACGCCGAGCTCACCTGCACGCCGTACACCTCGGTCCTGCGCGGGTTGCGCATCCAGGACTACACCGAGGCGATCGAGGACGCCCGCGTCGCCGCCGAGCGCGACTTCGGCCTCGTGCTGCGCTGGATCTACGACATCCCCGGCGAGTCCGGCATCCCGGCCGCCGACGCGACGCTGGAGTACGCCCTCGAGCACCGGACCGACGCCCTCGTGGGCTTCGGGCTCGGCGGGCCCGAGATCGGTGTGCCGCGCGCGCAGTTCGCCGAGCACTTCGCGAAGGCGCGTGCGGCCGGGCTGCACTCCGTCCCGCACGCCGGCGAGACGACCGGGCCCGACACGATCTGGGAGTCGGTCCGGCTGCTCGGTGCCGAGCGCATCGGCCACGGCGTGTCCGCAGCCCAGGACCCGGAGCTCCTGGCCCACCTCGCCGAGAACGGGATCGTGCTGGAGGTCTGCCCGACCTCCAACATCGCCACGCGCGCGGTCGACCGGATCGAGGACCACCCGCTCCGCACCTTCGTCGACGCCGGGGTCACGGTGACCATCAACTCCGACGACCCGCCGATGTTCTCCACGACGCTCAACCACGACTACGAGGTGGCCGCCGGTCTCCTCGGCCTCGACGAGGCGGGCGTTGCCGACCTGGCCCGTGCGGCCGTGGACGCGTCCTTCGCCCCCGACGACGTCCGGGCGCGGATCCGCGGCGAGATCGACGCGTACGTCGCCGGGTCCTGAAATGTGTTCGGCCCCGCAACCTCATACGTGGCGGGGCCTGCGCTCATCCTGACGTGACGACGCCCCGCCGTCGGGGAGGCGGCGGGGCGTGTCGCGGGGCGGAACTGCGCCCCCGGCAGGATTCGAACCTGCGACCCAGAGATTAGAAGGCTCTTGCTCTATCCAGCTGAGCTACGGGGGCTGGGCGGGAGCAGTATCCCAGTCCCGGGACGTGCTGCGATGCGGCGGTCCTGACCGCCGCATCGCCACACGTCGTGAGAGGTCAGGCGGCGGCCGGAGCCGGCTCCTGGACGGGCGCGTCCTCGCGCCAGGCGGTGCGGCCGCGCGGGGCGTCGTACGTCTCCTGGTCGATGATGCCCTCGCGCTTGGCCACGATGGTCGGGACGAGCGCCTGGCCGGCGACGTTGACCGCGGTGCGGCCCATGTCGAGGATCGGGTCGATCGCCAGCAGCAGGCCGACCCCCTCGAGGGGCAGGCCGAGCGTGGAGAGCGTCAGGGTGAGCATCACGGTCGCGCCGGTGACACCCGCGGTGGCCGCCGAGCCGATGACCGAGACGAAGGCGATCAGCAAGTAGTCGGTGACCGACAGGTCGAGGCCGAAGAACTGCGCGACGAAGATCGCCGAGATCGCGGGGTAGATCGAGGCGCAGCCGTCCATCTTCGTGGTCGCGCCGAGCGGCACGGCGAAGGAGGCGTAGGCGCGCGGGACGCCGAGGTTGCGCTCGGTGACCGACTGCGTGAGCGGCATGGTGCCGACCGAGGAGCGGGACACGAAGGCCAGCGAGATCGCGGGCCAGGCGCCGGAGAAGAACTGCTTCACCGACAGGCCGTTGGTGCGCAGCAGGACCGGGTAGACGACCAGCAGCACGAGCGCCAGGCCGACGTAGATCGCGACGGCGAAGGTGCCGAGCGAGCCGAGGGCGTCCCAGCCGTAGCTCGCGACGGCGTTGCCGAGCAGGCCGACGGTCGCGATCGGGGCGAGCAGGATGATCCACCACAGCACCTTCTGCACGACGGCGAGCGCCGAGCGGACGAAGGCGAGGAACGGGTCGGCGGCCTCGCCGACCTTGAGCGTGGCGATGCCGATGGCGATCGCGACGACGAGGATCTGCAGCACGTTGAAACCCAGGTTCACGCTGCCGTCGCCGCCGGCCGAGCCCTCGAGGCCGAGCACGTTGGCCGGGACGAGCCCGGTGAGGAAGTCGAGCCACGAGCCCTGGGTGCCGGGCGCGGTCGCGGACTCGGCCGCCACGCTGGTGTGGTCGCCGGGGCGGAGCACGAGGCCGAGCACGATCCCGATGGAGACCGCGATCAGCGCCGTGGCGGCGAACCAGGCGAGCGTCTTCCACGCCAGGCGTGCGGCGCCGGTGACGTCACGCAGGTTGGCGATGGAGGCCACGATGGCGAGGAACACGAGCGGGGGAACGACCGCG is a window of Nocardioides oleivorans DNA encoding:
- a CDS encoding flavin-containing monooxygenase, translating into MAYLVKQSHRAPAVTAPVPVDESLPRACVIGAGSSGITAAKHLHLAGIPFDCFEKGHDIGGTWVFDNSNGQSACYDTLEINTSCPRMAYSDFPMPDDYPDYASHEQVHAYFEQYVDHFGFRDAITFDTTVEDVSPTADGRWDVRVTGPGGTETRTYDAVLVANGHHWDPRWPEPAYPGNFAGEQIHAHDYRSADQLAGRDVVVVGAGNSAMDIAVEASLVARTTTWSVRRTEWVLRKFFLGRPSDQGLLPPGWVPWWVTALRLRIGALTAGSMTKYGLPAPSHKPGQSHPVQSERIRERLGAGAVTARPAIERLEDHEVVFVDGTRAPADLVVWATGYRVTFPFLSEDLVSARDNDLPLWKRAVHPDLPGLYFLGLLQPIGAVMPLAEAQSRWIAETLSGRYVRPSDAVVRRQMAADHARDTQQFYASPRHTMEVDFDHYLWDLERELKEGRARAAS
- a CDS encoding 1-acyl-sn-glycerol-3-phosphate acyltransferase, whose product is MLRRKLARLLLGAARWKAVGDVPERSVLVGAPHTSNWDWVLTMLLAWQYGITIRLLVKQELFVGPLGWFLRRTGAVELDRKNPAATIKQLLAESEGDDPWLIGIAAEGTRSRTDYWKSGFYRIARQTGLPITLAYLDVPSRTVGWGPTFHVTGDVSADMDVLRLFYADKTGFNPEGFTPPRLREEG
- a CDS encoding GPGG-motif small membrane protein, yielding MLFLLWILAVILVVSGIVSLVRGQMLWGIVLIIVGLAVGPGGYSIFK
- a CDS encoding phytoene desaturase family protein, producing MHPAKSSYDVVVVGGGHNALVAAAYLARADLSVLVLERLGHTGGAAVSVEPFPGHPARLSRYSYLVSLMPEQLMADLGLDVRLASRTAASYTPWTRGGRSGGLLVERPEGEATRESFRELTGGDEEYAAWQAFYGEVGRLAEAVAPTLLEPLPLERDLRGLVEERTWADVVEHPLGRAVTARFSDDTVRGVVATDALIGTFASLDDPSLVQNRCFLYHLIGNGTGEWRVPVGGMGAVTDALARAAVEAGAEILTGAGVSRIDPGPDGAEVTWHDGERERSVTGRRVLSGVAPWVLRILLGEGEDPGSKPAGSQLKINFLLDRLPALKSGADPAVAFAGTLHLAEDYSQLESAYAAAAAGSVPDPMPGEVYCHSLTDPSILGDRAGSAHTLTYFGLHTPAGIFDADPSAREVATRRAIASLDAVLAEPLAGCLARDADGNPCLEAKIPQDIEKDLAMPGGHIFHGDLEWPWAPNRSRLDTAAQQWGVQTAHDAVLLCGSGARRGGAVSGLGGHNAAQAVLADL
- the orn gene encoding oligoribonuclease, with product MSDRLVWIDCEMTGLDLGADALIEVAALVTDFELNVLGEGVDVIIKPSDEALEQMVEFVHSMHEKSGLLDELASGTTLADAEEQVLAYIKEHCADGSRPPLAGNTVATDRSFLARDMQALESFLHYRIVDVSSIKELSRRWYPRAYFSAPTKRGNHRALADIQESIEELRYYREAVFVPQPGPDSAQAREIAARHGGQLTGLGPDPVADSSSTD
- a CDS encoding DsbA family protein — encoded protein: MAQKKTRNPQDKAAAAAKREQRQARNERAKALAEERRKAAKRRETLTRFGVVGGVLAVVVVVVLLFTVFNKPADDTAPAGASSDFGLVVGDADAPKSVVIYEDFLCPFCGQLEATVGDQLNEQIEAGDVKVEYRPIPFLSRIDDYSPDAANALAVVLDKSGPDVAKKFHDLLYDNQPEESGPYPSTDDIVALAVEAGATESDVRPGIEDKTFAGWVDAAGDAADDADVNSTPTVIVDGQRVEGANLTMDDIAQAILGSSS
- a CDS encoding adenosine deaminase, producing MSLQNFIAGLPKAELHVHHVGSASPRIVSELAARHPGAGVPSDLEGLREFFTFRDFAHFIDVYLAVVDLVRTPEDIRLLTYEVAREMAEGQNLRYAELTCTPYTSVLRGLRIQDYTEAIEDARVAAERDFGLVLRWIYDIPGESGIPAADATLEYALEHRTDALVGFGLGGPEIGVPRAQFAEHFAKARAAGLHSVPHAGETTGPDTIWESVRLLGAERIGHGVSAAQDPELLAHLAENGIVLEVCPTSNIATRAVDRIEDHPLRTFVDAGVTVTINSDDPPMFSTTLNHDYEVAAGLLGLDEAGVADLARAAVDASFAPDDVRARIRGEIDAYVAGS
- a CDS encoding dicarboxylate/amino acid:cation symporter, producing the protein MNTSVTKPEQHTRRFALPSFGIQVLTGLVLGVVLGLVARSMGADGVDATTGEVDPNWLTETLSTIGGTFVTLLRAVVPPLVFLAIVASIANLRDVTGAARLAWKTLAWFAATALIAVSIGIVLGLVLRPGDHTSVAAESATAPGTQGSWLDFLTGLVPANVLGLEGSAGGDGSVNLGFNVLQILVVAIAIGIATLKVGEAADPFLAFVRSALAVVQKVLWWIILLAPIATVGLLGNAVASYGWDALGSLGTFAVAIYVGLALVLLVVYPVLLRTNGLSVKQFFSGAWPAISLAFVSRSSVGTMPLTQSVTERNLGVPRAYASFAVPLGATTKMDGCASIYPAISAIFVAQFFGLDLSVTDYLLIAFVSVIGSAATAGVTGATVMLTLTLSTLGLPLEGVGLLLAIDPILDMGRTAVNVAGQALVPTIVAKREGIIDQETYDAPRGRTAWREDAPVQEPAPAAA